One genomic segment of Centropristis striata isolate RG_2023a ecotype Rhode Island chromosome 11, C.striata_1.0, whole genome shotgun sequence includes these proteins:
- the LOC131980618 gene encoding phosphatidylinositol 4-phosphate 5-kinase type-1 gamma-like isoform X2, producing the protein MDGGTAETGNDGRTSEEAAAGLCLHLDLGDTDSAKKVQITEMPSPFGGPGHEKKIGHRRVDASGETTYKKTTSSALQGAIQLGIGYTVGNLSSKPERDVLMQDFYVVESIFFPSEGSNLTPAHHYPDFRFKTYAPVAFRYFRELFGIRPDDYLYSLCNEQLIELTNPGASGSIFYVTRDDEFIIKTVMHKEAEFLQKLLPGYYMNLNQNPRTLLPKFFGLYCVQCGGKNIRVVVMNNILPRSVRMHLKFDLKGSTYKRRASKKEKEKSKPTFKDLDFLSDVPEGLTLDQDTYSALLKTLQRDCLVLESFKIMDYSLLLGVHNKTQAEREHQPQGSPPGGGDEKKRAAQRALYSTAMESIQGGSTCRDTLDHDDTMGGIPARGSKGERLLLFIGIIDILQSYRMIKKLEHSWKSLIHDGDTVSVHRPGFYAERFFKFCSTTVFRKSSSLRSSPSKRGRGALMSKSSAGSTGQRPSLTDERQENLDNLENLRGARSFPMLEDNGREPPCTPPSFEDATTASIATTLSSNNSLPTTPFDTPEHPRYRRQMLSPSVARAQREVVEVHGEKQDTITVEVELSKIPKSTELTQMTGMTSPSHLSPDHQPHAIPPSTPPSLSPSSAHSSSTLPPSTVPSSSAAPSTGQSSSTLSSSIRPSTKPLTSPTTAQSSAHSSPISPSAVQSTLPTSALNTSTLPPGSAFTPICPATSHSSTQSSSHHLPSTPPASHPPSPQVPQQAPRPACNQLSVSSSHNSLDGEVQVSDIYFWPSQDSVIEL; encoded by the exons ATGGACGGGGGGACTGCGGAAACCGGGAATGACGGAAGGACGAGTGAGGAAGCGGCCGCCGGCCTCTGTCTCCACCTTGACCTGGGGGACACCG ATTCAGCCAAGAAGGTTCAGATAACAGAG ATGCCGTCCCCATTTGGAGGCCCGGGCCATGAGAAAAAGATCGGCCACAGGAGGGTTGATGCCTCCGGAGAGACAACATACAAGAAG ACTACCTCCTCTGCCTTGCAAGGGGCCATCCAGCTGGGTATTGGATACACTGTGGGCAACCTCAGCTCAAAGCCTGAGAGAGATGTGctgatgcaggacttttatgtGGTGGAAAGCATCTTTTTCCCCAG TGAAGGCAGTAACCTCACTCCAGCCCACCACTACCCGGACTTCAGGTTTAAAACCTACGCCCCTGTGGCCTTCCGCTACTTCCGAGAGCTGTTTGGGATCCGGCCAGATGACTACCTG TATTCTCTATGTAATGAGCAACTGATCGAGTTGACCAATCCAGGAGCTAGTGGCTCCATTTTCTACGTTACCCGCGATGATGAGTTCATCATCAAAACTGTTATGCACAAAGAAGCAGAGTTTTTACAGAAACTCCTTCCTGGATACTATATG AACTTGAACCAGAACCCTCGGACTTTGCTGCCAAAGTTTTTTGGCCTCTACTGTGTCCAGTGCGGGGGCAAGAACATCAGAGTTGTTGTGATGAACAATATTTTACCGCGCTCTGTACGCATGCACCTCAAGTTTGATCTAAAGGGCTCCACGTACAAGAGGCGAGCATCCAAGAAGGAAAAAGAGAAGTCCAAACCCACTTTTAAAGACCTGGACTTTTTGAGTGACGTTCCTGAAGGCCTCACTCTGGACCAGGACACATACAGTGCTCTGCTCAAAACTCTGCAGAGAGACTGTCTG GTTCTGGAAAGTTTTAAGATCATGGACTACAGTTTGCTGCTTGGGGTCCACAACAAGACCCAAGCAGAGCGAGAGCACCAGCCTCAGGGCTCACCGCCAGGAGGTGGGGATGAAAAGAAGCGCGCGGCTCAGAGAGCCTTGTATTCCACCGCCATGGAGTCTATTCAGGGAGGCTCTACATGCAGGGACACACTGGATCATGATGATAC TATGGGTGGTATTCCAGCAAGGGGTAGTAAAGGAGAGCGCCTCCTGCTGTTCATTGGAATCATTGACATCCTGCAGTCCTACAG GATGATCAAGAAACTGGAGCACTCTTGGAAGTCTCTCATCCATGACGGG GACACAGTGTCAGTTCACCGACCTGGTTTCTATGCTGAGAGGTTCTTCAAATTCTGCAGCACCACAGTCTTCAGGAAGAGCAGCT CATTGAGATCGTCTCCATCTAAGAGAGGACGAGGGGCTCTCATGTCCAAGTCCAGTGCTGGTTCCACTGGGCAGCGTCCCTCACTTACTGATGAGAGGCAGGAAAACCTGGACAACTTGGAGAACCTACGAGGAGCCCGCAGCTTCCCCATGCTGGAAGACAATG GGAGAGAGCCCCCCTGCACTCCTCCTTCCTTTGAAGATGCTACCACAGCTTCTATCGCCACCACGCTCTCCTCTAACAACTCCTTACCCACCACCCCCTTCGATACACCAGAGCACCCACGCTACAGGAGACAAATGCTTTCCCCGAGTGTGGCCAG AGCACAGAGAGAGGTAGTTGAGGTTCATGGGGAAAAGCAGGACACCATTACAGTGGAGGTGGAGCTCAG TAAAATCCCAAAGAGCACGGAGCTCACACAGATGACAGGAATGACCTCTCCCAGCCATCTGTCACCTGATCATCAGCCTCATGccatccctccatccacccctccctctctcagTCCATCCTCTGCACATTCCTCCTCCACTCTTCCTCCTTCCACTGTGCCCTCCTCCTCCGCTGCTCCTTCAACCGGCCAATCATCCTCCACACTTTCttcatccatccgtccgtccacCAAACCACTCACCTCTCCTACCACTGCTCAGTCTTCCGCTCATTCTTCTCCAATCTCTCCGTCAGCTGTGCAATCCACACTTCCCACTTCAGCTCTGAACACCTCCACCCTCCCACCTGGCTCAGCATTTACTCCCATCTGCCCTGCGACTTCTCACTCCTCCACCCAGAGCTCCTCTCACCATCTCCCCTCGACCCCTCCCGCCTCCCACCCTCCGAGCCCCCAGGTGCCTCAGCAGGCGCCGCGCCCAGCGTGCAATCAGCTGTCTGTGTCCAGCAGCCACAACTCACTGGATGGCGAGGTGCAGGTGTCTGACATCTACTTT TGGCCCAGTCAGGACAGCGTGATAGAGTTATGA
- the LOC131980618 gene encoding phosphatidylinositol 4-phosphate 5-kinase type-1 gamma-like isoform X1: MDGGTAETGNDGRTSEEAAAGLCLHLDLGDTDSAKKVQITEMPSPFGGPGHEKKIGHRRVDASGETTYKKTTSSALQGAIQLGIGYTVGNLSSKPERDVLMQDFYVVESIFFPSEGSNLTPAHHYPDFRFKTYAPVAFRYFRELFGIRPDDYLYSLCNEQLIELTNPGASGSIFYVTRDDEFIIKTVMHKEAEFLQKLLPGYYMNLNQNPRTLLPKFFGLYCVQCGGKNIRVVVMNNILPRSVRMHLKFDLKGSTYKRRASKKEKEKSKPTFKDLDFLSDVPEGLTLDQDTYSALLKTLQRDCLVLESFKIMDYSLLLGVHNKTQAEREHQPQGSPPGGGDEKKRAAQRALYSTAMESIQGGSTCRDTLDHDDTMGGIPARGSKGERLLLFIGIIDILQSYRMIKKLEHSWKSLIHDGDTVSVHRPGFYAERFFKFCSTTVFRKSSSLRSSPSKRGRGALMSKSSAGSTGQRPSLTDERQENLDNLENLRGARSFPMLEDNGREPPCTPPSFEDATTASIATTLSSNNSLPTTPFDTPEHPRYRRQMLSPSVARAQREVVEVHGEKQDTITVEVELSKIPKSTELTQMTGMTSPSHLSPDHQPHAIPPSTPPSLSPSSAHSSSTLPPSTVPSSSAAPSTGQSSSTLSSSIRPSTKPLTSPTTAQSSAHSSPISPSAVQSTLPTSALNTSTLPPGSAFTPICPATSHSSTQSSSHHLPSTPPASHPPSPQVPQQAPRPACNQLSVSSSHNSLDGEVQVSDIYFQSQEDRGWVYSPLHYESRRGSDGESET, from the exons ATGGACGGGGGGACTGCGGAAACCGGGAATGACGGAAGGACGAGTGAGGAAGCGGCCGCCGGCCTCTGTCTCCACCTTGACCTGGGGGACACCG ATTCAGCCAAGAAGGTTCAGATAACAGAG ATGCCGTCCCCATTTGGAGGCCCGGGCCATGAGAAAAAGATCGGCCACAGGAGGGTTGATGCCTCCGGAGAGACAACATACAAGAAG ACTACCTCCTCTGCCTTGCAAGGGGCCATCCAGCTGGGTATTGGATACACTGTGGGCAACCTCAGCTCAAAGCCTGAGAGAGATGTGctgatgcaggacttttatgtGGTGGAAAGCATCTTTTTCCCCAG TGAAGGCAGTAACCTCACTCCAGCCCACCACTACCCGGACTTCAGGTTTAAAACCTACGCCCCTGTGGCCTTCCGCTACTTCCGAGAGCTGTTTGGGATCCGGCCAGATGACTACCTG TATTCTCTATGTAATGAGCAACTGATCGAGTTGACCAATCCAGGAGCTAGTGGCTCCATTTTCTACGTTACCCGCGATGATGAGTTCATCATCAAAACTGTTATGCACAAAGAAGCAGAGTTTTTACAGAAACTCCTTCCTGGATACTATATG AACTTGAACCAGAACCCTCGGACTTTGCTGCCAAAGTTTTTTGGCCTCTACTGTGTCCAGTGCGGGGGCAAGAACATCAGAGTTGTTGTGATGAACAATATTTTACCGCGCTCTGTACGCATGCACCTCAAGTTTGATCTAAAGGGCTCCACGTACAAGAGGCGAGCATCCAAGAAGGAAAAAGAGAAGTCCAAACCCACTTTTAAAGACCTGGACTTTTTGAGTGACGTTCCTGAAGGCCTCACTCTGGACCAGGACACATACAGTGCTCTGCTCAAAACTCTGCAGAGAGACTGTCTG GTTCTGGAAAGTTTTAAGATCATGGACTACAGTTTGCTGCTTGGGGTCCACAACAAGACCCAAGCAGAGCGAGAGCACCAGCCTCAGGGCTCACCGCCAGGAGGTGGGGATGAAAAGAAGCGCGCGGCTCAGAGAGCCTTGTATTCCACCGCCATGGAGTCTATTCAGGGAGGCTCTACATGCAGGGACACACTGGATCATGATGATAC TATGGGTGGTATTCCAGCAAGGGGTAGTAAAGGAGAGCGCCTCCTGCTGTTCATTGGAATCATTGACATCCTGCAGTCCTACAG GATGATCAAGAAACTGGAGCACTCTTGGAAGTCTCTCATCCATGACGGG GACACAGTGTCAGTTCACCGACCTGGTTTCTATGCTGAGAGGTTCTTCAAATTCTGCAGCACCACAGTCTTCAGGAAGAGCAGCT CATTGAGATCGTCTCCATCTAAGAGAGGACGAGGGGCTCTCATGTCCAAGTCCAGTGCTGGTTCCACTGGGCAGCGTCCCTCACTTACTGATGAGAGGCAGGAAAACCTGGACAACTTGGAGAACCTACGAGGAGCCCGCAGCTTCCCCATGCTGGAAGACAATG GGAGAGAGCCCCCCTGCACTCCTCCTTCCTTTGAAGATGCTACCACAGCTTCTATCGCCACCACGCTCTCCTCTAACAACTCCTTACCCACCACCCCCTTCGATACACCAGAGCACCCACGCTACAGGAGACAAATGCTTTCCCCGAGTGTGGCCAG AGCACAGAGAGAGGTAGTTGAGGTTCATGGGGAAAAGCAGGACACCATTACAGTGGAGGTGGAGCTCAG TAAAATCCCAAAGAGCACGGAGCTCACACAGATGACAGGAATGACCTCTCCCAGCCATCTGTCACCTGATCATCAGCCTCATGccatccctccatccacccctccctctctcagTCCATCCTCTGCACATTCCTCCTCCACTCTTCCTCCTTCCACTGTGCCCTCCTCCTCCGCTGCTCCTTCAACCGGCCAATCATCCTCCACACTTTCttcatccatccgtccgtccacCAAACCACTCACCTCTCCTACCACTGCTCAGTCTTCCGCTCATTCTTCTCCAATCTCTCCGTCAGCTGTGCAATCCACACTTCCCACTTCAGCTCTGAACACCTCCACCCTCCCACCTGGCTCAGCATTTACTCCCATCTGCCCTGCGACTTCTCACTCCTCCACCCAGAGCTCCTCTCACCATCTCCCCTCGACCCCTCCCGCCTCCCACCCTCCGAGCCCCCAGGTGCCTCAGCAGGCGCCGCGCCCAGCGTGCAATCAGCTGTCTGTGTCCAGCAGCCACAACTCACTGGATGGCGAGGTGCAGGTGTCTGACATCTACTTT